TATTCGTATATACAACTTCAACCAAATTTCCGTTAATATCAACAGTCAATATTTTCGCTAAATCGCTAAGTTTTATATCTATCACAACCCCAAAAAAAGAAAATTTTCCGGATATCTCTTTTTCTATAAAAACATCTCTTGGTGTTCCTTGTTTTATAACTTTTCCATTTTCTAATAAAATTACTCTATCTGCTAATTTAAACACTTCTGGTTTATCATGAGAAATAAGTATTGTTGAAAGCTTGTAATCTTTATGGATTTTTTTGATTTCATCTTGAAGTTTTAATCTGATTTCATAGTCTAATGCTGAAAGTGGCTCATCTAACAACAATATTTCCGGGTCTCTGATTAACGCCCTTGCTAAGGCTACTCTCTGCTGTTGTCCGCTGGATAGTGTAGATGGATATCTGTCTTTGAGCTCTAATAATTCAATCTTTTCAAGCATTTCTAATATTTTTTGTTTATCTTCTTTTTCCATTGCAAAGGCAAGGTTTCCATAAACTGTCATGTTTGGAAAAAGTGCGTAATTTTGAAATACAACTCCAACCTTTCTTTTTTGTGGTGGTAGATTTATTTTTTTCTCACTGTCAAAATAGATAGTGTCATCAACTTTGATTAAGCCTTTGTCTGGTTTTTCTAAGCCTGCTATCATTCTTAAAAGTGTAGTTTTTCCTGAGCCGGACTTTCCAAATATTGATAAAAATTCATGCTTTTTCATTGTAAAATTTACTTTTAATAAAAACCTTCCTTGCGAGCCAATCAAGGTTTTTTCTATGTTTACTTCAATCATGGAGTTTTTCCTTGTATATAGTTAATCTATCTTAATGATTTGCAACCGGCTTTAAGGTGAAACTTATATTCAAAATAGCTTCTAATACTTAAAATTATATAGTTTCATAATACGTCTAGTCAAAAATTCAATAAAAGTAGGAGATTCTTCGCCGGCTTCAGAATGGTACCATTAGACCGTTATTTGTCATCTTGAGGTAAGTCCAAAGGACCTTCTTTTTAAAATTCTATAAAAATCAATAATTTCTAAGAGTGTTCCAAAATTCTCGTAAGCTTACCTTTTCTTGTCATACCGA
This region of Sulfurihydrogenibium sp. genomic DNA includes:
- a CDS encoding ATP-binding cassette domain-containing protein, translating into MIEVNIEKTLIGSQGRFLLKVNFTMKKHEFLSIFGKSGSGKTTLLRMIAGLEKPDKGLIKVDDTIYFDSEKKINLPPQKRKVGVVFQNYALFPNMTVYGNLAFAMEKEDKQKILEMLEKIELLELKDRYPSTLSSGQQQRVALARALIRDPEILLLDEPLSALDYEIRLKLQDEIKKIHKDYKLSTILISHDKPEVFKLADRVILLENGKVIKQGTPRDVFIEKEISGKFSFFGVVIDIKLSDLAKILTVDINGNLVEVVYTNKEDISIGDEVLISAKAFSPIVKKIRK